A single region of the Anomaloglossus baeobatrachus isolate aAnoBae1 chromosome 2, aAnoBae1.hap1, whole genome shotgun sequence genome encodes:
- the KLHL34 gene encoding kelch-like protein 34 isoform X2: MSYFLAFCKSHRGMVFTQFQLLRSYGHLCDVSLVVDGHEFPAHKSLLACSSDYFRAMFKDYTKESNASVIHLKIISATGLQNILDFIYTSWLSLSMNTLEDTLEAATYLQVMDAIPLCSKYIINNCDLENCCFCANIASQYYLIDALVETETYIVHNLWKLLQEDLEWTELLELNTKSMIKLMQCENIPKVTENCLLDLVLKWLQFDRTRLLYAKVLFENVRFGLLSLETLRKLYTQSEVPLTPSIKNLVIKAINYHSFPSKQPILQEKYSTMRNQKGWILLVGGSANGELVENVLGFDVYNHKWRMVTNLKMKVQHHCTCVIGNFLYVLGGETPKNLESSSSSACLSPTNIVYRFDPRFNEWMQVSGMMEKRTQFSCCVVDKHIFAIGGRGDQLTIHSSVEVYDISRDSWTKSKELPFKLLGQASAVHNNIIYISGGKFNGQASSCKDVYSFNKLEAQWKKQASMTIARFGHQMATVNDAIFTFLGIYEPFSDIEKYDPLNNQWTRLRPMTFDRFCYGLVVVEHTVLLLGGKKWQDSQEVATHNIVGYDSENDCWEEICSLAFPFCGLQCDVLQLSDSNESEEQQVKACTQIK; this comes from the coding sequence ATGAGCTATTTCTTGGCTTTCTGCAAGTCCCATCGTGGCATGGTGTTTACCCAGTTCCAGTTGCTTCGATCTTATGGCCACCTATGTGATGTTTCTCTAGTAGTCGACGGACATGAATTCCCAGCACACAAATCATTGCTTGCTTGCTCAAGTGACTATTTCAGGGCAATGTTTAAAGACTATACAAAGGAGTCCAATGCCTCAGTCATCCATCTTAAAATTATCTCAGCAACAGGTCTACAAAATATACTGGATTTTATATATACATCATGGCTGTCACTTTCCATGAATACTTTGGAGGATACATTGGAAGCAGCGACTTACTTACAAGTGATGGATGCAATACCGCTATGCAGCAAGTATATAATCAATAACTGTGACTTGGAAAATTGTTGCTTTTGTGCCAATATTGCATCACAATATTATCTTATAGACGCTTTAGTGGAAACAGAGACGTATATTGTCCATAACCTTTGGAAACTGTTACAAGAGGATTTAGAATGGACTGAGCTTCTGGAATTAAATACAAAGTCAATGATCAAACTAATGCAGTGTGAAAATATTCCAAAAGTGACTGAAAATTGTCTCCTGGATTTAGTTTTGAAGTGGTTGCAGTTTGACAGAACCAGGTTATTATATGCTAAGGTACTTTTTGAAAATGTACGTTTTGGATTATTGTCATTAGAAACTCTTCGAAAACTATACACCCAATCTGAGGTTCCTCTAACACCATCAATCAAAAATCTTGTTATAAAAGCAATCAATTATCATTCATTCCCTTCAAAACAACCCATCTTACAAGAAAAGTATAGCACCATGAGAAACCAGAAAGGTTGGATTCTTCTAGTAGGAGGCTCTGCCAATGGGGAGCTAGTAGAGAATGTTCTCGGATTTGATGTCTACAATCATAAATGGAGAATGGTGACAAACCTAAAGATGAAAGTGCAGCATCACTGCACATGTGTAATTGGCAATTTTCTATATGTCCTAGGTGGAGAAACTCCTAAAAATTTGGAAAGCAGCTCAAGTAGTGCTTGCTTGTCACCTACAAATATTGTTTATCGCTTTGACCCAAGGTTCAATGAGTGGATGCAAGTCTCTGGAATGATGGAAAAAAGAACTCAGTTTTCCTGCTGTGTTGTAGACAAACATATATTTGCTATAGGTGGAAGAGGAGATCAACTGACCATACATTCATCCGTGGAAGTCTATGATATAAGTAGAGATTCATGGACAAAGTCTAAAGAGCTTCCCTTCAAACTCCTTGGTCAAGCCAGTGCTGTACACAAtaacatcatctatatatctggTGGAAAGTTTAATGGACAGGCGAGCAGCTGTAAAGATGTATACTCTTTTAATAAATTAGAAGCACAGTGGAAAAAACAGGCTTCAATGACAATCGCAAGGTTTGGACACCAGATGGCCACTGTTAATGATGCCATATTTACATTTTTAGGAATTTATGAACCTTTTTCTGACATAGAGAAATATGATCCATTGAACAATCAGTGGACTCGTTTGAGACCAATGACCTTTGACCGTTTTTGCTATGGTCTAGTGGTGGTAGAGCATACTGTACTTCTTCTAGGAGGCAAGAAATGGCAGGACTCCCAGGAGGTTGcaacacacaatattgttgggtaTGATTCGGAAAATGATTGCTGGGAAGAAATCTGCAGCCTTGCATTTCCATTTTGTGGTCTACAGTGTGATGTCCTACAACTGTCCGACTCAAACGAGAGCGAGGAACAACAGGTCAAAGCATGTACACAAATTAAGTGA
- the KLHL34 gene encoding kelch-like protein 34 isoform X1 produces the protein MSYFLAFCKSHRGMVFTQFQLLRSYGHLCDVSLVVDGHEFPAHKSLLACSSDYFRAMFKDYTKESNASVIHLKIISATGLQNILDFIYTSWLSLSMNTLEDTLEAATYLQVMDAIPLCSKYIINNCDLENCCFCANIASQYYLIDALVETETYIVHNLWKLLQEDLEWTELLELNTKSMIKLMQCENIPKVTENCLLDLVLKWLQFDRTRLLYAKVLFENVRFGLLSLETLRKLYTQSEVPLTPSIKNLVIKAINYHSFPSKQPILQEKYSTMRNQKGWILLVGGSANGELVENVLGFDVYNHKWRMVTNLKMKVQHHCTCVIGNFLYVLGGETPKNLESSSSSACLSPTNIVYRFDPRFNEWMQVSGMMEKRTQFSCCVVDKHIFAIGGRGDQLTIHSSVEVYDISRDSWTKSKELPFKLLGQASAVHNNIIYISGGKFNGQASSCKDVYSFNKLEAQWKKQASMTIARFGHQMATVNDAIFTFLGIYEPFSDIEKYDPLNNQWTRLRPMTFDRFCYGLVVVEHTVLLLGGKKWQDSQEVATHNIVGYDSENDCWEEICSLAFPFCGLQCDVLQLSDSNESEEQQVKPKHDQRRPLVTV, from the coding sequence ATGAGCTATTTCTTGGCTTTCTGCAAGTCCCATCGTGGCATGGTGTTTACCCAGTTCCAGTTGCTTCGATCTTATGGCCACCTATGTGATGTTTCTCTAGTAGTCGACGGACATGAATTCCCAGCACACAAATCATTGCTTGCTTGCTCAAGTGACTATTTCAGGGCAATGTTTAAAGACTATACAAAGGAGTCCAATGCCTCAGTCATCCATCTTAAAATTATCTCAGCAACAGGTCTACAAAATATACTGGATTTTATATATACATCATGGCTGTCACTTTCCATGAATACTTTGGAGGATACATTGGAAGCAGCGACTTACTTACAAGTGATGGATGCAATACCGCTATGCAGCAAGTATATAATCAATAACTGTGACTTGGAAAATTGTTGCTTTTGTGCCAATATTGCATCACAATATTATCTTATAGACGCTTTAGTGGAAACAGAGACGTATATTGTCCATAACCTTTGGAAACTGTTACAAGAGGATTTAGAATGGACTGAGCTTCTGGAATTAAATACAAAGTCAATGATCAAACTAATGCAGTGTGAAAATATTCCAAAAGTGACTGAAAATTGTCTCCTGGATTTAGTTTTGAAGTGGTTGCAGTTTGACAGAACCAGGTTATTATATGCTAAGGTACTTTTTGAAAATGTACGTTTTGGATTATTGTCATTAGAAACTCTTCGAAAACTATACACCCAATCTGAGGTTCCTCTAACACCATCAATCAAAAATCTTGTTATAAAAGCAATCAATTATCATTCATTCCCTTCAAAACAACCCATCTTACAAGAAAAGTATAGCACCATGAGAAACCAGAAAGGTTGGATTCTTCTAGTAGGAGGCTCTGCCAATGGGGAGCTAGTAGAGAATGTTCTCGGATTTGATGTCTACAATCATAAATGGAGAATGGTGACAAACCTAAAGATGAAAGTGCAGCATCACTGCACATGTGTAATTGGCAATTTTCTATATGTCCTAGGTGGAGAAACTCCTAAAAATTTGGAAAGCAGCTCAAGTAGTGCTTGCTTGTCACCTACAAATATTGTTTATCGCTTTGACCCAAGGTTCAATGAGTGGATGCAAGTCTCTGGAATGATGGAAAAAAGAACTCAGTTTTCCTGCTGTGTTGTAGACAAACATATATTTGCTATAGGTGGAAGAGGAGATCAACTGACCATACATTCATCCGTGGAAGTCTATGATATAAGTAGAGATTCATGGACAAAGTCTAAAGAGCTTCCCTTCAAACTCCTTGGTCAAGCCAGTGCTGTACACAAtaacatcatctatatatctggTGGAAAGTTTAATGGACAGGCGAGCAGCTGTAAAGATGTATACTCTTTTAATAAATTAGAAGCACAGTGGAAAAAACAGGCTTCAATGACAATCGCAAGGTTTGGACACCAGATGGCCACTGTTAATGATGCCATATTTACATTTTTAGGAATTTATGAACCTTTTTCTGACATAGAGAAATATGATCCATTGAACAATCAGTGGACTCGTTTGAGACCAATGACCTTTGACCGTTTTTGCTATGGTCTAGTGGTGGTAGAGCATACTGTACTTCTTCTAGGAGGCAAGAAATGGCAGGACTCCCAGGAGGTTGcaacacacaatattgttgggtaTGATTCGGAAAATGATTGCTGGGAAGAAATCTGCAGCCTTGCATTTCCATTTTGTGGTCTACAGTGTGATGTCCTACAACTGTCCGACTCAAACGAGAGCGAGGAACAACAG